In Zea mays cultivar B73 chromosome 7, Zm-B73-REFERENCE-NAM-5.0, whole genome shotgun sequence, the following proteins share a genomic window:
- the LOC100273030 gene encoding histone H2B.1 produces MAPKAEKKPAAKKPAEEEPATEKVEKAPAGKKPKAEKRLPAGKSKEGGEGKKGKKKAKKSVETYKIYIFKVLKQVHPDIGISSKAMSIMNSFINDIFEKLAAESAKLARYNKKPTITSREIQTSVRLVLPGELAKHAVSEGTKAVTKFTSS; encoded by the coding sequence ATGGCACCCAAGGCGGAGAAGAAGCCGGCGGCCAAGAAGCCCGCGGAGGAGGAGCCCGCGACAGAGAAGGTGGAGAAGGCTCCGGCGGGGAAGAAGCCCAAGGCCGAGAAGCGCCTCCCGGCGGGCAAGTCCAAGGAGGGCGGCGAGGGCAAGAAGGGGAAAAAGAAGGCGAAGAAGTCCGTGGAGACCTACAAGATCTACATCTTCAAGGTGCTGAAGCAGGTGCACCCCGACATCGGCATCTCGTCCAAGGCCATGTCCATCATGAACTCCTTCATCAACGACATCTTCGAGAAGCTCGCGGCCGAGTCCGCCAAGCTGGCGCGCTACAACAAGAAGCCCACCATCACCTCCCGCGAGATCCAGACCTCGGTGCGCCTCGTCctccccggcgagctcgccaAGCACGCCGTCTCCGAGGGCACTAAGGCCGTTACGAAGTTCACCTCGTCTTAG